One window of Mesorhizobium sp. PAMC28654 genomic DNA carries:
- a CDS encoding DUF3828 domain-containing protein: MKLPLLVAILSIAMPAAALAGPASDAVKFFYVPEVKFEADAQYRERFTEPVTKLFDLNDQATKKNPDQVACIDFDPGLDAQDFDQKTLSKTLKLEEKIDGDSAEVTASFDLFPEGDDAGREMHWTLKKIDGKWKIADIASKTSDWTLSKLECVAGQDPE, translated from the coding sequence ATGAAACTGCCGCTTCTTGTTGCCATTCTTTCTATTGCCATGCCCGCTGCCGCTCTGGCTGGGCCAGCCTCCGATGCGGTGAAGTTCTTCTACGTGCCGGAGGTCAAGTTCGAGGCCGACGCTCAATACCGGGAGCGCTTCACCGAACCGGTCACCAAACTGTTCGACCTGAACGACCAGGCGACGAAGAAGAACCCGGACCAAGTCGCCTGCATCGATTTCGACCCCGGCCTGGATGCGCAGGATTTCGACCAGAAGACCCTGTCGAAGACTTTGAAACTGGAGGAAAAAATTGATGGCGACAGCGCCGAGGTGACGGCGAGCTTCGACCTCTTTCCGGAGGGTGACGATGCCGGGCGCGAGATGCATTGGACGCTGAAGAAGATCGACGGCAAGTGGAAGATCGCCGACATCGCCTCGAAGACAAGCGACTGGACGCTCAGCAAGCTTGAGTGCGTCGCGGGGCAGGACCCGGAGTGA
- a CDS encoding YbjP/YqhG family protein: protein MAGFCPQVWMAICLAIAGLSGSASAEGLLGAPAANPPAAASPPAQSAPAENTPAAPILPGSPTAVVKPFYEHIGLEIDPAQRGHFVDPAKTVLDKSDALRKSGQGECLDPNMALDNADYDKDAIAKSFKTLESVNGDAAKVIVAFVVAGNPHRLEWKLKKVDGDWKISDLLSVTGEWALSQYQCE from the coding sequence ATGGCCGGTTTCTGTCCGCAGGTTTGGATGGCCATTTGTCTCGCCATTGCGGGGTTGAGCGGCAGCGCCTCGGCAGAGGGGCTGCTAGGCGCGCCGGCGGCAAATCCACCCGCGGCGGCAAGTCCGCCGGCGCAATCGGCCCCGGCGGAAAACACGCCGGCGGCGCCCATCCTGCCGGGTTCGCCGACGGCCGTGGTCAAGCCGTTCTACGAGCACATCGGGCTCGAGATTGATCCGGCGCAGCGCGGCCATTTCGTCGATCCGGCGAAAACCGTGCTCGACAAGAGCGATGCGCTGCGAAAGTCGGGGCAGGGCGAGTGCCTCGATCCCAACATGGCGCTGGACAATGCCGACTACGACAAGGACGCGATCGCCAAGAGCTTCAAGACGCTCGAATCCGTCAATGGCGACGCGGCCAAGGTCATCGTCGCCTTCGTCGTGGCCGGCAATCCGCATCGCCTGGAATGGAAGCTCAAGAAGGTTGATGGCGACTGGAAGATATCGGACCTCTTGTCGGTGACAGGCGAATGGGCGCTCAGCCAGTACCAATGTGAATGA